In the Sarcophilus harrisii chromosome 3, mSarHar1.11, whole genome shotgun sequence genome, one interval contains:
- the LOC111720286 gene encoding immunoglobulin superfamily member 1-like has protein sequence MNSTFTFLLSIGLCLHCKVRAQTGSLPKPSLSALPGLVVEPGKHVTLLCRQTPQAALWTATFTLLKVGRAQPLQSQNTSGTSAVFPLLSVKSQDSGNYTCVYYERTPPYQVSEPSDALEILVTDALPKPSLSAWPGLEVVSGGNVTLLCWGPSWIPRFVLYKEGIEGILHGMEAHEDRGRFFLTHVTSKDSGNYSCSYQLGTNESLWKQSSDALELLVREVRGERSLIGRYW, from the exons GATCTCTGCCCAAGCCTTCCCTCTCAGCCCTCCCAGGCCTGGTGGTGGAGCCTGGGAAGCATGTGACTCTCCTGTGCAGGCAGACCCCTCAGGCAGCACTCTGGACAGCAACATTCACTCTGCTGAAGGTGGGCAGAGCTCAGCCCCTGCAGAGCCAGAACACATCTGGCACCTCAGCtgtcttccccctcctctctgtGAAGTCCCAGGATTCTGGCAACTACACCTGTGTCTACTATGAAAGAACGCCTCCATACCAGGTGTCAGAGCCCAGTGATGCCCTAGAGATCTTGGTGACAG ATGCACTCCCCAAGCCTTCCCTCTCAGCCTGGCCTGGTCTAGAGGTAGTCTCGGGGGGCAATGTGACCCTCCTTTGCTGGGGACCCTCATGGATACCTAGGTTTGTTCTGTATAAGGAGGGAATTGAGGGAATCCTGCACGGCATGGAAGCCCATGAAGACCGGGGCAGGTTCTTCTTGACCCATGTAACCTCCAAGGACTCTGGCAATTACAGCTGCAGCTATCAGCTGGGCACCAATGAAAGTCTCTGGAAGCAGTCTAGTGATGCCCTGGAGCTTCTTGTAAGAGAAGTAAGAGGTGAGAGGAGCCTAATAGGCAGGTACTGGTAA